In the genome of Pagrus major chromosome 17, Pma_NU_1.0, the window TAGAGAAGCAGTGAAGTAGTTTTATTGTAATAACTGTTGTTCTTAGCTGTAACATCCTGGTTTTCAGTGCAGcactatgtgttttttttaaatggatcCACATTGGTTGTTGGCAACGTGACAAACATGCATCCCACTGTTAATACTGTATCAGATTCTGCTTCAGGCAGATTCAACTCAGACGGATATTTCCACTGTACCTTCAAAGAGTCGAATAAAGATTATATCGAAATGCGAAGCTATAACTCAGTAATTCAGCCATGtcaaatgttatttattcagCTCATAAACAGCCAAGAATAGCAACGCTTTCTCACGACTATAAGGTCATTTTCTTAGACATTACAAACATCAGTCAGGCGTCACAGATACTTCTCTATATTTGGTTAAGCTCCATTTGTCCTTGTGTTGTCTAAAGAAGGGCTGACCAAGAAAACGTTATCAGAAGTAAATCCAAAAGCCAGTCAGCCGCAAAAATGCCCTGCAATGAAAAAAATTAACTCCACAATTGtttgattcattgttttgtgCTTAAATGTGCTAGAATGGCTAGAAAATAAGATACAGTATATCAATACTAAGTACAAGGTACAAAGTGTTAGAAAATGATTTCAGACTGCTTGCAGAACTCCTTGTAAAGCTGTATCTTTATCTCCTTGCAGACTGAAGCCCTTGGACATTGAGTTCATGAAACGGTTGCATGAGAAAGTCAATGTCATCCCGCTGATCGCCAAAGCAGACACCCTCACCCCAGAGGAATGCCAACAGTTCAAGAAACAGGTCAGTAGTTTCCCCAGCTGCACActactgcagaaaaaaatagcctagagcattttttgttttttttcactgtggtcATCGGTATCTTGGCAGAGAAGTGCATCCTGAAGCAAACCCAAATAAAGTAGAACCTCTTTGGTGCTACAGCTGTTTGTACGACGATGTGTGGAAGGTTTTCTGTAAattatttatatgtataaacgcaaaaaaaaagactgagaaGTAGTTCCTtttttatgtagttttgtgtgatttgttgtGCTTCGTTACAAACATAGTTGGTACACATCAACATCTTTTAACCAGTCATataaagttttaattaatttaagtcAGGAGCATAACGGGTAACATCAGGGCCTATACTTCGAACGTTTTTGACATCGTCAACATCAAGCTAGGCTAAAACTGACATCAGTGAACTGCATGAAGTCACTGTATAACACCAAATAGGGTGAGGAGAGTGGATACTGGTTTGTAAGTGAATATATGAGATatctacaacaacaaaaatgtttcttctaGTGTCACATGTTTCAGTTACTTTAGTTTACTCAAGTAACTATGCAAGACATTTGTAAGACGCAAAAATCTGCATTTCTTCAAAGCAGAGTATGGAGAGCACATCTcttgattaaataaatgtatttttcctgaCTCAACATTAGATTAAGGAGACTAATGTTTCCAATTAACTCTGCCAGAAGTTTCTAAAAGATCCCCTCTTTTGCTGCCAGATCATGCGGGAAATCCAAGAGCACAAAATCAAGATCTACGAGTTCCCTGAGACGGACGACGAAGAAGAGAACAGGCTGGTGAAGAAGATAAAGGTACTATATGTCACCTGACACGTCATATTACGTATGTGTTCTAGTTTGTTCTTGTCAAACCCAGACTCAAGCACTTAATGTTAATGATTCCAAATGTTGATCTTTTGATAGGACAAGTTGCCGCTGGCTGTAGTAGGAAGCAACACCATCATCGAGGTGAACAGCAAGAGGGTCAGAGGGAGACAATACCCCTGGGGGGTTGCAGAAGGTATGAGGGTTTAGTTAccacagtgaaaaatgtttaaattgtgAATTTCCCTTGAAGAAATTGAAGAAGTGATGCATCCAAATGAATGTGGGCAACTGGTGAAATTAGTAGGAGGCATAAAAATGAATCAGaccaaatataaataaagttaagaATGTTGTGTTATTCTCCAACAAGTAAGGACAGTTCAACAGCATTCCTGAGAACAGGAACTGAACTTTACTTACGTTGCCCTGCATTGTTGAGTGCATCAGACCCAAGATGATACTGGATGTCTGAATAAACAAGGCTACATAGTTATTATCCAGAGAATTGTCTGACTGgcttcttgttttctcttctagTTGAAAACAGCGACCACTGTGACTTCACCATCCTCAGGGACATGCTCATCaggtacaaaaacaaagatgataACTAACCTGGAACATTTACGGTTAATAAACACCTCAGTTAACCAGGCAGTtaataaacaaagacagtttatGATCAGGTTCTCTGATAATAAAAGATCTTAGACGTATCAgagattaaataaatcaaatcaatatcagtttttgtttaaCTGCAGAAGAAGCAGTTTGAAACATTACTCAAAGGgctttttaaatatattgaaTTGTTTGTTGTCTGTCTCCAGAACTCACATGCAGGACCTGAAGGACGTGACAAACAACGTCCACTATGAAAACTACCGCAGCAGGAAGCTGGCCGCTGTCACCTACAACGGAGTGGACAACAACAGGGCTAAAGGCCAACTGTCCACCAAGTAAGTGCTTTACAAAGTTCACTTAAGACGACAGCTGTAGTCGAGGCAAGCGGGACAGGTTCACTTCTATGTAATCTTATCCAACAAGTTCCTTAAATAATAAAAGGCTTTGGATTTATTACAAAATTTAATTTTCGAAagaccaaaacatttttctctcatGATATAATGACAGTTACTTTTAGGACATATCGTCTGATTTTCTATAATTATGTTCTACTCTGttgtattaaaaatgtctttaaaattcTTAAATTTAACTTGATGAAACCTGCAGAAATCcttaaaaagcaacatgagatTGAGTTGTTGTCACAATATTTACTCCTGTCCTATATTTAGGTTCCAGTCAACGGAAAAAGTCTTGTTCATATATTTCCATTCTCCATTTGTTCTCTCCTTGTGACGTTTGACAAACACTCAATGATTTTGCTTTTGTCGAAACCTCTGACTGTACTACTTTGCATAAAATCAAGCCACTGATTTTGATCAGTTTCCATTCAAAGCACCACACTGCTTTCTCATTCATGTAGACACAAGCAAATGGCTAACTCACTCAGCTATAATTCTGGCTCTACAGCTGAATAAAAGCCTCacactgctaatgctaacacacAGCTAAACATTTGATCGACTCTGTTAATATATTTGACACCCAGCTCACATAGCTGACATTATTGTTTCCAagctttcattttttccatttgcAGTGACAAAGTGGCTGAAATCACAGAACACGTCTAGAAGATGTTTTAGTGCATGACCTCATTATtgcatgctgtgtgtgtctgtgcgtgcgtgcgtgtgtgtgtctgtgtgtgtgtttggttgaatgtgtttttgttttttagacatGACACAGTTGAAGGAATGTAAGTGgtcattttttcacttttttttgaGACCCTCGTGAAtgatctctctccctccttcctcttttctcccaAGTTGGCTGCATTTGggtgttttctttcctccatgtTGAATTACTGTAGGTTTTCTTTTCCCCCGACTTCCCCCTGTCAGTAGACATTTCCAGGAACAGCGGGAGAAAAACTATGAATTGCCACACTCATGAATATAGTTTGACGGCTATGAATGTGACAAAGCCTTGAACTCTTTCCACTGTTGCATTTATTGCTGCTGcttccacctcctgctgctgcttggaGTAATAACAGAGACCTGTACATGAGAGCAATGGAGTGGTTAAGAATGATTATGAGATGCACGACATTTACATCgatttattattttgaaattgcTCAAAGCCACAGCTGCTGGTGCGTTCCACCTTTAGTTGTCAACGTTCTCATCCAAGTGACATTTACTCTGAAAAAGCATCCGGCCTGAGGTGGGTGTAAGCGACATCCATAAACCAATCTCAGCTGCTGAGGAGGCGTTACATCTGTTAAAATCAGATATATATTAAGTGTATCATAGCACTTCTCCTTTTCTCATAAAGATAACTTGTCTTAAGAGTTTTGCAGCATTTCATTTGAACTGGATTTCTGATAAAGACCCTGAAAACCTGGTTGCAAATTTGAAGTATTTAACTAGATAGTACTGtattatatatctatataagTATTCAGGACTAAATACAATTCAAGTTTGGAGAAAAATATCCTTAGGTGTTATTTACTAAGAGTTTAATGATCAAAAACTCATGACATGCTACCAAATTTATTTACCAGCTTAGCCCGACCCACTTCAAACCCatcagaaaaaatacaaatccagAAAATCTCTCAACTGAAATAACCAAACTGTTTCGACGTTAGTTTTACCTTCACAGTAGTTTGTTTCCTCTTCACATATGTTATCCGTTCATCCCAAGCTGATAACCTTTCTATGAAAAGTAAACGTAATGTAGTTACCATAAAACTTCCGGACACTTTTGTCAAGATTACATTACTTATGAATCAAATCTAGTGAGTCAACAACTTTGAGAGGTTGCTGATCCCCCgcttttacataatgttgctttaagattgCATTGTTGTCTCCTTTAGCATCACCtcttttattatataatttaaatCAGTCATAACACTGTCGTCTATCCTGACTATACATTACTCATAATCACAGGTAACCTCTCCATATTTAATGTCAGGTCTCTGTACACTCACACTGCAATAAAACATCCTGGTGAGCTTTACTAACATTTAACCCACCACGTGCACTAACAGTCAGTGTTCACAGGTGCCCTGCAGTAGCTTTGGGGTCCATCTTCTGGTTCTCAGAGATGTCTCGTGGTCAGTTTGGTCTCCTGCTCCTGTCAGCCTTGTTGGATCCCATCATTCCTGAaacttttcccttttctccctcctgcACCCTGACATGATGCATTTCTTTGGGAAATGAGGGCTGATGTCGTCACGATATAATTTGAGATTTGTTCAGATCTTCTGCACAGCTTTCAGTCAGTCTAGGAGAGGAAACGTTGCATATTTTACTTTGACCTGTTTAATATGAAAGTAAAACATGCTCCTCATACTCCTTTCTCTTTAtcgtctttttcttcttcacgtTTAAATAAGATTTCTGTGTGCAGAACAAATTGGGTCAAAGAGTTGAGTTTGTTAAATACACTTAATTAACTTAAGTGAATTCAGTTAATTATCGTGACGACTCTAGTAATTACTGTTCACACTTTATCAGCAGACTGATGAGTAGGCCGATGCTGGTGATGCTCTGCAGTGCGGGTCtaaatgtgtgtctttgtgtgcgtgtgtgtgtttgtgcaggagtCCCCTGGCCCAGATGGAGGAGGAACGACGGGAGCATGTGACTAAGATGAagaagatggagatggagatggagcaGGTGTTTGAGATGAAAGTCAAGGAAAAAGTGCAGAAGCTCAAAGACTCTGAAGCtgaggtaaaacacacacacgcacacaaacacacgtacgTATGTGGTTTAATGAATTCTGCCGTTAATGCCCTCGTGAAGTTACTCATCTCTGTCTGggctccttccttcctcttatGCTGACGTGTTTCAGTGGTTAGAAGTGTGAGGGAGGTTTGTGAGAGAGTGTTGCTGATTTGTCTAAATTTATGTTCTTTTTTCTAGTTCCCtcttttgtacttttgtacttcagttaatttgtttgtctgcatgcAGTTTACATGTGTAACATGCAGACTGTTGGGATTATGTCTTCGTTGAACAATATCTGCTGATGATGGAAACAGTTTTTAGTTAAGTTTTAAGTTATTATAGTTTTTTGTAGGAAGAAAAAACAGTCTGTGACATTATCTGACGTTGTCGATAAAATGGAACAtgaagtcagagtcagaactaAAGCTCAAAgccatgaaatgaaatgaaacattaagGTTAACCTCATGAATTTAATATTGACTTCAAGCCTTATTTCTGTCCAAGCATTTTCCCTTGTTTAGTCTGTTTAAATCAGCTGAACATTTCTctctttggtttttttttccactgacaCCAAACAGTTTAATTTATAGTGAGCTCAAAAATCTTGCAGCACAACGAGGCTCTTTGATTCAGTTAGAGTGCAATCTGTTTGAAGGcttgtctctcttcattctgTATAGTGAGTATTGTAAACTGTAGAAAAATACAAGAGAAAGTACTGACGTTCTCCTctgtcctgtgtctctctgtagcTTCAGCGGCGTCATGAGCAGATGAAGAAGAACCTGGAGGCTCAGCacaaggagctggaggagaagagacgtgtgtttgaggaggagagagcgaACTGGGAGGCCCAGCAGCGCCTGGAGCAGCAGAAATTGGAGGCCTCCAGGTACAACAGACACATGCActcaatatttttaacaaaccCAAGTATTTAAGCTCCTATACCACGCACTGTGGGACTGACCTTAAGTATCATTGGAGGGTAAATGGTGGACAGTAATGGATTAGTGCCACCTTGTGGCCATCTGATCTTCCTGCAGAAAGAGAAAATTGATTTTCTCAAATTGCATCAAAAATGGACAGACAGATCATCTGTAAGGAGTTGCTCACAGCGGCACAAGCAGCCCACGAAGCAGCCATTAGAATTGTTGGACTGGCCAACGGGTGTACCAGAGAAAATCCTTGTTGTCCTCATGGCCAGTCTGACCAATATTGAATTGTTgtggtctgtttgtgtttgctgtgccTGTTTTTggagacatttatttaattgctACGTGCTATTTGCTTTATTGTTTTGAATGGTTTGACAGAGctaatgtctttcttttttacagtatttttttaaattgctgcAGAGAAGAATATTGCAACATTTTTTCCAGTATCGTGCAGGGCTATTAGTAACTCTTTTCTCCAACTGAGCCCACCACATGAAACCAGTGAGAGCACAGACAAATTCAGAATTCTCTCATGTGAAGACAATCAATGTTTGGTCAGCGTGATCAAAACCAGTGGGTGTATTCAGCCAGTAACAATGGGTCTCAAGTGCACTTTAATTACCTAGTTGGAGGGGTCACAGGGCAAAAATGTCCTGTGTACTTGTTGTACAGTGTACTTTGGTATAAATGCATCAGTACTGTGTAGGCTTTTTAATGTCTTATTTCTTACAGACATAACTTATAAAGTGATGGTTGTATTTGCTGCTCAAAGATCTGAAAGTAAAGCgtgtgtttctcctcttctaCAGGAccctggagaaaaacaaaaagaaaggcAAGATCTTTTAAGAGACAGTCGGCAGGACCACCCCGGCTCGAGTTAATATTGTTTGCCAACGTTGCCGGTCAGGACGCCAGTGTGTGGCGCTGACATCAcccacctccttctccccccCCTTCTCCCTtcttctcccctccctccttcttctccacCCCTCTCGTCCCCTGTCCCCGCTCTGTCTGCCAGCACAGCTGCGCTCCTGCTCCCAGCCACTAGAGGGGGGTACTGGGGGTATTATGGGTATGTGAGGAGGTGACGGGGGTCTTCATGTACGTACAGAGCCGCCACAACAGAGCCCCCTCGCTGCCTCGGGACTCATCATCGAAGAATGTTTTTTCCCTTAacgacagaaataaagaaaccCATTTTAGAAAGGCCAAACccatattattattttaattattattattattgatgttattattattattattattgttgttgttataacTGAATACtgtccccccccacccccacccccacttgctgctctcttttttttcatcccaaGGTTGCTTTTAAATGACTGATGTGTACAGTTTTACAGAGAGCActgcagacaacaacaaaaaatacccACGAGTCATGTTTGACTGTTTTACAATCAAGTTCTGGTGGATTTAATGTGTTTACagataaaaatgaaagtaaCAGTATATGAACATTAACCTGATCTTCCGTTATGTATTAAAGTAAGAAGAGGACAAGGCATTGActaatcctttttgttttgagtggTAAACCTTTAACCCTCCTCTTATCAGTGCGCCAGTCAGCAGAGAAACCTGAGAtcatgaaaaacaataaaatgcaccttGGGCCTTttttatagattaaaaaaaaaaaacaatggctaaagcttctcttttttctgaaatgtaacgctttctttttcctctgtgtttaGCTATTTCCACTAGCCTTGGACCACCATTTATAATGTCATCATTAAGTGTTATATTTCactttagtttatttttatatataccGAGCCAGCTGAAGTAACGACTTCTTTTGTATGTTTAGAAAATCCTCAGAGACTTGAGAGCAGCGTCCACTGTTGAGAAGAAACATGCTTTCATATGTTACAGTGATCCTGAacgctttaaaaagaaaaaaaaaatacaatatttcaaTCACTCTGCGGAAACGATCAGTGGGAAATGAAGAGTCAACACCGCAATTTGCTTTG includes:
- the septin7b gene encoding septin 7b isoform X2, with product MVVGESGLGKSTLINSLFLTDLYSAEYPGPSHRIKKTVQVEQSKVLIKEGGVQLLLTIVDTPGFGDAVDNSNCWQPIIDHIDSKFEDYLNSESRVNRRQMPDSRIHCCLYFIAPSGHGLKPLDIEFMKRLHEKVNVIPLIAKADTLTPEECQQFKKQIMREIQEHKIKIYEFPETDDEEENRLVKKIKDKLPLAVVGSNTIIEVNSKRVRGRQYPWGVAEVENSDHCDFTILRDMLIRTHMQDLKDVTNNVHYENYRSRKLAAVTYNGVDNNRAKGQLSTKSPLAQMEEERREHVTKMKKMEMEMEQVFEMKVKEKVQKLKDSEAELQRRHEQMKKNLEAQHKELEEKRRVFEEERANWEAQQRLEQQKLEASRTLEKNKKKGKIF
- the septin7b gene encoding septin 7b isoform X1, with amino-acid sequence MVVGESGLGKSTLINSLFLTDLYSAEYPGPSHRIKKTVQVEQSKVLIKEGGVQLLLTIVDTPGFGDAVDNSNCWQPIIDHIDSKFEDYLNSESRVNRRQMPDSRIHCCLYFIAPSGHGLKPLDIEFMKRLHEKVNVIPLIAKADTLTPEECQQFKKQIMREIQEHKIKIYEFPETDDEEENRLVKKIKDKLPLAVVGSNTIIEVNSKRVRGRQYPWGVAEVENSDHCDFTILRDMLIRTHMQDLKDVTNNVHYENYRSRKLAAVTYNGVDNNRAKGQLSTKHDTVEGMSPLAQMEEERREHVTKMKKMEMEMEQVFEMKVKEKVQKLKDSEAELQRRHEQMKKNLEAQHKELEEKRRVFEEERANWEAQQRLEQQKLEASRTLEKNKKKGKIF